Genomic DNA from Melioribacteraceae bacterium 4301-Me:
GAGAAATTGTTTCTATAATAGGTGGTGGTACCATTGGCTTGATTATGCTTCAGCTTGCTAAAATTTCAGGCGCTGCAATTATTATTGTTATAGAGCCAGTTGAACATAAAAGGCAATTGGCTAAAGAACTTGGTGCTGATTTTGTATTCTCCCCTTATGACAATCAGTTGGTCGCTTCTATTAAAGATTTAACTCATGGCGGTCCACATTTAGCAATTGAATGTGTTGGTAAAACTGAAACTGCTGCCCTTGCAATAGAATTGGTAATACGTGGCGGTAATGTGGTTATTTTTGGACAGCCACAATTGAATTCTAAATTAGAATTTAACCTTTATGAAGCCTTTAAAAATGAAATCACAATTAAAACTTCTTTCCTTAATCCTTTTACTTTCTCAAGAGCAGTTGAATTGCTGTCTAATAAAAAAATAGATGTTAGCAAATTCCCAGTAACTGAGGTTGGTTTTGATTCTTTACCTGATATTTTGAAAAACGGTTATAATTCAACTTCATTAAAGTATC
This window encodes:
- a CDS encoding alcohol dehydrogenase catalytic domain-containing protein, with the protein product MKAALFVEPFHLDVAEKQLPPLYDDNLLIKINTCGICGTDYHIFSGTALAKKNTVLGHEFSGVIIDKGKNCVNFEIGDKVVIDPNIYCGKCKFCKEGKVNFCVNHKALGVTLDGGFAEYAVIPSSQAYIIPDNLPLSEASFAEPISCCIRGIDRAQIKVGEIVSIIGGGTIGLIMLQLAKISGAAIIIVIEPVEHKRQLAKELGADFVFSPYDNQLVASIKDLTHGGPHLAIECVGKTETAALAIELVIRGGNVVIFGQPQLNSKLEFNLYEAFKNEITIKTSFLNPFTFSRAVELLSNKKIDVSKFPVTEVGFDSLPDILKNGYNSTSLKYQFKN